A genomic region of Lytechinus pictus isolate F3 Inbred chromosome 2, Lp3.0, whole genome shotgun sequence contains the following coding sequences:
- the LOC129254878 gene encoding uncharacterized protein LOC129254878, translating into MVKGKVESKMEEFDASLVLIESNPYYRPCNITENDKKMVFRISFGCGLASLIAVFTIIGHAVVKKRYFMFEIRPVVHLSIANAGFCMCLITLDILYMFTPITVPTTIYLITLEEVFYLVSFNLTANYSMVVYARLKTKLSMSEDLQTLETTETMRRNIRISYFLSWFLPPLLLVPITVTVLAKHVEIQFCYLCPTVIYYPRSEGTLFDSSFLKNIGIISVIVTYFIVVLTILIFFSLSQRICTKLLKNENIEVHDQRVIRWLRTRISLHILSFIYCWTPAFLISILVLVVDVWNEEIENCAPLFYVWAVTAPCYGLILAVIYFYSIYFQNTQSQISRERRPFGSRIYRFYGTGSQRSRWPRVRTPSPSVSEGSQVEDTNTNVGGVLSFPPNAALSTVGVKKSQRSPSFLGLLKTKDSEQKEGEGVENPDTF; encoded by the exons ATGGTAAAGGGTAAAGTAGAATCAAAGATGGAGGAATTCGACGCCAGCTTGGTACTGATTGAAAGTAATCCTTATTATCGACCATGTAACATCACAGAGAATGACAAAAAAATG gTATTTCGGATAAGTTTTGGCTGTGGGTTAGCAAGTTTAATAGCTGTTTTTACTATCATCGGACATGCCGTGGTGAAGAAGCGTTACTTTATGTTTGAG ATCCGTCCTGTCGTACACCTATCCATAGCAAATGCAGGGTTTTGCATGTGCCTCATAACTCTTGATATTCTCTATATGTTCACACCTATTACGGTCCCAACGACTATTTATCTTATCACACTTGAAGAG GTCTTTTATTTAGTCTCGTTCAATTTGACCGCAAATTATTCGATGGTAGTCTACGCAAGACTGAAAACGAAACTCAGTATGTCTGAAGACCTGCAAACACTTGAA ACCACAgagacaatgaggagaaatatAAGGATTTCGTACTTCTTATCATG GTTTCTACCACCTCTGCTGTTGGTACCCATAACAGTCACCGTGCTGGCTAAACATGTCGAAATACAATTCTGTTATCT ATGCCCTACTGTCATCTACTATCCAAGAAGTGAG GGTACTTTATTTGACAGTAGttttctaaaaaatattggtatcatctCAGTCATTGTTACCTACTTCATCGTTGTGTTGACTATTTTG attttcttttctttatcgcAAAGAATATGTACAAAGTTATTAAAGAATGAAA ATATTGAAGTTCATGATCAAAGAGTAATCAGATGGCTCCGTACGAGGATATCATTGCATATACTCAGTTTCATTTACTGTTGGACACCAG CTTTTCTTATCAGTATACTAGTTCTGGTCGTTGATGTTTGGAACGAAGAAATAGAAAACTGTGCTCCACTATTTTATGTATGG GCTGTGACAGCTCCCTGCTATGGTCTTATCCTTGCGGTTATTTACTTCTACTCGATCTACTTCCAAAATACCCAGTCTCAAATTTCGAGAGAGAGGAGACCCTTCGGTTCCCGGATATACCGTTTCTACGGGACCGGCAGTCAGCGATCAAGATGGCCCAGAGTTAGGACGCCCTCACCAAGTGTAAGCGAAGGCAGTCAGGTCGAGGACACAAACACGAATGTCGGCGGGGTGCTGTCGTTCCCTCCTAATGCAGCCTTGTCAACTGTTGGAGTTAAGAAATCACAAAGAAGTCCCAGTTTTCTGGGCTTGTTGAAAACCAAAGATAGCGAACAAAAGGAAGGCGAAGGTGTTGAAAATCCTGACACGTTTTGA